Proteins encoded together in one Plasmodium cynomolgi strain B DNA, chromosome 9, whole genome shotgun sequence window:
- a CDS encoding hypothetical protein (putative) — MGNSASSQNEQIGRRLILLSDELTQNCENKNDAKVQDGIKLEETGNTTLEQITAQTAPPGTEQQYKEIRSEILNDLIREREKYMYSQIDPFYSSDNGGSDEFRATQMSNSKCISDEQKIYKCLKDMNESTSGFVNSYSRCCRYLQRYENCVHKIR, encoded by the exons aTGGGAaactctgcttcttcccaaaatgaacagataGGGAGAAGACTAATTCTGTTGAGTGATGAACTTACGCAGAATtgtgaaaacaaaaatgacgcGAAGGTTCAGGATGGCATAAAGCTGGAAGAGACGGGGAACACCACACTGGAACAGATTACCGCGCAAACGGCACCACCGGGGACAG AACAGCAATACAAGGAGATACGCAGCGAGATCCTCAATGACCTGATTAGGGAACGCgagaaatatatgtattcACAGATCGACCCATTTTACTCCTCAGATAATGGAGGAAGTGACGAGTTCAGGGCGACCCAAATGAGTAACAGCAAATGCATTTcggatgaacaaaaaatatataaatgccTTAAAGACATGAATGAGTCCACGTCGGGCTTTGTTAACTCCTACTCCAGGTGCTGCAGATACTTGCAAAGATACGAAAATTGTGTACATAAAATACGT